The DNA region tgaacaatttacaGCAAGTTTGacgcaaagctaatttgcatgtgaaaatgatcagtggtgaatttgcggcaagtttgctgcaaaaatTGGATATGGGTAAAGTTGATTGTTAGAAAAGGTTTCTTTAACTTGTCCTTGTTTTAActtggttacattttttttttaataaaaatgactgtAATCGTGAAGAACAGAGATTTTTTCCCCCCATTAGATCATGTTTACGCATATAATGTTAACATcttaggctatacttttgaaactgtgtgtattttaatgtttatagaatggtccaattcaattacatttacatttagtactTTAGCAGatgtaattattttaacaaaACTGACCTGTACCTAACAGTAGCGCTCATGaagtattaaattacattatgttGAGAAGTGATATGGACACATTTGATAACAAAGCTTACTGTATCTGATAATGTATGCAGACTTATGCATCATCTAGATTTATCTTGAACTTGGAGTAGATACATTTGGATTTCTAACTACTATGGGATCCTTCCCCTTATAAACAACTTTAGAATTGCTATGTGTTGTTATATTGACAGAGAAAATCCTCAGCAGACAAATCAATTGTCATCTCAAGAATATCTACAACCATAGGTGGAACCGGCAGAGTAATAGACCATCAGTGAAGTTCTGGAGAAAATATGGAGAACTTCTCAAAGCAGTCTGGACAATAGCAAAATTTGGAGCAGCATGACAGGAACAGATTTTAATGTCTGACTACCAAACCGAATATGCAGTTCCAGTGACATagaattgaattacattttttcaatTCCAAATCATAAGCTCAACTATGAACTCTCCTCCTTAACTGATGATGATGCTTTTGAGTGTGTAAAATGTGATGTTCTCACAAAAAAGCATTCCTAGTTGTTTTGTCTCAAGAAAAAAATTCCCATTAATTTGAGTAGATTAGTTAAACAGATTTGTATACATCCCCTGGTTCTATAAGATTTTACTCTAACAGAGGTGTTCAACATCTCCTCCCTTTAGTTACACACCGTAGACAGTGAATACTAAGACCTATCCATAATCCCCTCCTGGACCCACCTATACAGGTGAATATAAAGTCCAGGTCCAGCCGCTCACAGACACGAAACCTCAGTACAAGAGCATCCTGATCATCTCTACAAACTGAGGCAACATGGACCCAAGAGCTTCCTTTTCCATTCTGCTGCTGCTGGTTGGCGTCGTCCAGGCATCTCCTCTCATGGTAAGACCCTGTCTAGTTTCTCTCAGCACTTCAATGATCGGCTTTCCtcaaataagtcacttcaaacatttgtattttcattGCCAGGAGCAGAGGGTTGAAGATGGGATTTTTACAGAGCCTGGAGCTATGGACATCACTACAAAGATTTTGGAGTCCAACAATGGTCAGTCAGCTAAAGCCAACAATAACTTTGACAGAATAGAGGcatatttctaaaatgtatttaaattcacaTCAAGATTTATATTGtgttactgaaaatgtattttcctttAAACACAGGATCTTCTGAACTCTTGATTGAAGGAGACCTGGTGTTTCCCAAAACCAGAAATGCTCTCTTCTGCTTCAACAATAACTGTTTCTGGAAGAAAAACGCACAAAACTTAGTGGAGGTTCCTTACATAGTGAGCAACGAATTCTGTAAGTGAATGCACTTTATTTATGCAACATAGTtaagattcatgtacatgtgattttgaaCCTTTGGTTCTTTTTCTTATCTTTTGTTTTGGTTTGCAGCCGTTTATGACAAGTCAGTTATTCAGAGTGCCATGTCGACCTTCCACACCAAAACCTGCATCCGCTTTGTGCCCAGAACATCTCAGACCGACTACCTCAGTATTGAGAACAAAGATGGGTGAGGACAATCATACAATATCAACAAGACGCATTTGAACTCTTTCACAACATGTCCTTTAACATGAACTCCTCTTTTTTACCTTCTCAGGTGCTACTCTTCTCTTGGTAGAATTGGAGGCAAACAGGTGGTCTCCCTCAACAGATTAGGCTGTGTGTATCGTGGCATCGCTCAGCATGAGCTCAACCATGCCCTGGGCTTCTACCACGAGCAAACCAGGAGCGACCGTGACCAGTACGTTAGGATCAACTGGGAGAACATCTCTCCTGACATGGCCTACAACTTTCAAAAACAGAACACCAACAATCAAAACACTCCATACGACTACAGCTCCATCATGCACTATGGAAGAACGGCCTTCGCCACCCAGCCCGGGATGGAAACCATTACTCCCATTCCTGATGCAACGGTGCAAATCGGACAGAGGCAGGATCTGTCCAACACCGACATCCTGAGAATCAACAAGCTGTATGGATGCTAAAGTTGACGACAATGTACATGTGGGGTTACATAAATATGTGTACTGTTTAGATGAATAATGGGATGAGGTGATGTTCTTCATCTTTTCATGGTGGTGAATTTCTGTAATAAGTGATTGTGAAggggaaaataaagtttattacacTGCAAGAATATTTGGATCTTGTTTGGTTTGATATACAATGTCttcaatcaaaaacaaaaattcaaagtattCCAAATGTCCTTCATTTTGGCATGAGCTTCTGGTTGATATGAACAAAATAGGTCAAAACATTTCCACTGGAACTAAAAGGATTCCATCAGAGTATTGAGGTTGTCTTGTTGCATTCCGAAATGCACACGGGTGTACATTAGGATAACTTGACCTGATAAAGTATATGACAATAGTTAAATCCATTAGGCTTTTATTTCTAGggaaaactgtcataaaaaaattaataaatgaaaaaattattgatgttcattaattatttgagatttattttaattcactTCTAGTATAATGGGAAAAGAATGATGTTCCTGATTTTCATCAATATTAAAGGGCTTCAGTATGCTTAAATACTCTGAAGTCAATTACACCAACATCATGTTGCAACAAGaacgatagatcgatagatagagaaagagagaaacttaaagcagattaaagaccTTGTGTTGATTtgtttacaattacattttttgactGTTGTATTTAGATTAGTCTTGGCACATTTGAAAATTCAGTCAATGTAAGTTTGTGTGATTTTTCTGGTTTTTGAGTGTCTGCTGTTCAACAACCGTAAGTCCTTTAAGTTAGAAAGGTCatagcacactattccagaacagtttCATGGTCTATACCATGTTTGGTGGATGAAGCTTAAAAGCACTAGGAGGAGTTTGAAtagtttagataaaaaaaataaaaataaaccaaaatagtttgatacagtatgttggctttgtcaggTTAACACAATTAAACTGATTCAACTTTCAAGAAACAAAAGTGAAAGAAGTCTCTGATCAGTAATATCTTGGGCTACGGTATATGTTTGAAAATGGTGTTTTCGCTTTTGAAACATTCTCAATCCACACTGCTGTTTTCAACTGTTTTCCAAATGgtgcttgtccacactgaaacatatgaaaactcttaaatccccttactgcacatGCGAAAAATCGCCGTTCTATGTACGaactgaaatgcaattgtcctcaaATCCATTGCTGGACAGCAATTCTAAGTAAACTTCCTGTCCCCTTTGAAGCAGTGaagtgtgaaggttgtacaaagtaacatttatctttaataagaCTATCAATgtgaatagcaggcacaacaactcctctacaacatgggccgccatctcgATGGTTGTGGGTTGATTGGATCACATGATGCGTCACATGACATCAAATAAATCATCGTTTTTTATGACATCTCCATTtgccctgtccacactacaatgtgaaGACCGCATTTCAAATATATCCATTTGAAAGAGAGTTTTcataaagtacatttttcactctcaaaaacgctgtctcagtgtggacggaaggccgaAAAGTAGAGAAAAATAAGCCTTTTCAAATGTaagcgtattagtgtggacatggcctaaaagTAAGCATGGTAAAGTTAGTAGGacaatacatgaaaatatttAGTGTTAAAGGAATGGTCTGCGTTTAGTATAACTTAAGCTAAATAGAGAGCATACTTGgcatacccttacaaaaaatataaacttgccgcaaatttgacgcttgatattttttacatgaaaatttGCTTTTGATTCACAGCAaaagtttgccagaagtttgcggCTCTTCAGCGgaagtggtgaacctctggcaaacctttgacaacaatgaacaatttacaGCAAGTTTGAtgcaaagctaatttgcatgtgaaaatgatcagtggcgaatttgcggcaagtttgctgcaaaaatTGGATATGGGTAAAGTTGATTGTTAGAAAAGGTTTCTTTAACTTGTCCTTGTTTTAActtggttacattttttttttaataaaaatgactgtAATCGTGAAGAACAGAGATTTTTTCCCCCCATTAGATCATGTTTACGCATATAATGTTAACATcttaggctatacttttgaaactgtgtatattttaatgtttatagaatggtccaattcaattacatttacatttagtactTTAGCAGatgtaattattttaacaaaACTGACCTGTACCTAACAGTAGCGCTCATGaagtattaaattacattatgttGAGAAGTGATATGGACACATTTGATAACAAAGCTTACTGTATCTGATAATGTATGCAGACTTATGCATCATCTAGATTTATCTTGAACTTGGAGTAGATATATTTGGATTTCTAACTACTATGGATCCTTCCCCTTATAAACAACTTTAGAATTGCTATGTGTTGTTATATTGACAGAGAAAATCCTCAGCAGACAAATCAATTGTCATCTCAAGAATATCTACAACCATAGGTGGAACCGGCAGAGTAATAAACCATCAATGAAGTTCTGGAGAAAATATGGAGAACTTCTCAAAGCAGTCTGGACAATAGCTACATTTGGAGCAGCATGACAGGAACAGATTTTAATGTCTGACTACCAAACCGAATATGCAGTTCCAGTGACATagaattgaattacattttttcaatTCCAAATCATAAGCTCAACTATGAACTCTCCTCCTTAACTGATGATGCTTTTGagtgtgtcaaatgtgatgttcTCACAAAAAGCATTCCTAGTTGTTTTGTCTCAAGAAAAAATTCCCATTAATTTGAGTAGATTAGTTAAACAGATTTGTATACATCCCCTGGTTCTATAAGATTTTACACTAACAGAGGTGTTCAACATCTCCTCCCTTTAGTTACACACCGTAGACAGTGAATACTAAGACCTATCCATAATCCCCTCCTGGACCCACCTATACAGGTGAATATAAAGTCCAGGTCCAGCCGCTCACAGACACGAAACCTCAGTACAAGAGCATCCTGATCATCTCTACAAACTGAGGCAACATGGACCCAAGAGCTTCCTTTTCCATTCTGCTGCTGCTGGTTGGCGTCGTCCAGGCATCTCCTCTCATGGTAAGACCCTGTCTAGTTTCTCTCTGCACTTCAATGATCGGCTTTCCtcaaataagtcacttcaaacatttttgttttcctcGCCAGGAGCAGAGGGTTGAAGATGGGATTTTTACAGAGCCAGGAGCTATGGACATCACTACAAAGATTTTGGAGTCCAACAATGGTCAGTCAGCTAAAGCCAACAATAACTTTGACAGAATAGAGGcatatttctaaaatgtatttaaattcacaTCAAGATTTATATTGtgttactgaaaatgtattttcctttAAACACAGGATCTTCTGAACTCTTGATTGAAGGAGACCTGGTGTTTCCCAAAACCAGAAATGCTCTCTTCTGCTTCAACAATAACTGTTTCTGGAAGAAAAACGCACAAAACTTAGTGGAGGTTCCTTACATAGTGAGCAACGAATTCTGTAAGTGAATGCACTTTATTTATGCAACATAGTtaagattcatgtacatgtgattttgaaCCTTTGGTTCTTTTTcttatcttttgttttgttttgcagccTTTTATGACAAGTCAGTTATTCAGAGTGCCATGTCGACCTTCCACACCAAAACCTGCATCCGCTTTGTGCCCAGAACATCTCAGACCGACTACCTCAGTATTGAGAACAAAGATGGGTGAGGACAATCATACAATATCAACAAGACGCATTTGAACTCTTCCACAACATGTCCTTTAACATGAACTCCTCTTTTTACCTTCTCAGGTGCTACTCTTCTCTTGGTAGAATTGGAGGCAAACAGGTGGTCTCCCTCAACAGATTAGGCTGTGTGTATCGTGGCATCGCTCAGCATGAGCTCAACCATGCCCTGGGCTTCTACCACGAGCAAACAAGGAGCGACCGTGACCAGTACGTTAGGATCAACTGGGAGAACATCTCTCCTGACATGGCCTACAACTTCCAAAAACAGAACACCAACAATCAAAACACTCCATACGACTACAGCTCCATCATGCACTATGGAAGAACGGCCTTCGCCACCCAGCCCGGGATGGAAACCATTACTCCCATTCCTGATGCAACGGTGCAAATCGGACAGAGGCAGGATCTGTCCAACACCGACATCCTGAGAATCAACAAGCTGTATGGATGCTAAAGTTGACGACAATGTACATGTGGGGTTACATAATTATGTGTACTGTTTAGATGAATAATGGGATGAGGTGATGTTCTTCATCTTTTGATGGTAGCGAATTTCTGTAATAAGTGATTGTGAAggggaaaataaagtttattacacTGCAAGAATATTTGGATCTTGTTTGGTTTGATATACAATGTcttcaatcaaaaaaaaaaattcaaagcatTCCAAATGTCCTTCATTTTGGCATGAGCTTCTGGTTGATATGAACAAAATAGGTCAAAACATTTCCACTGGAACAAAAAGGATGCCATCAGAGTATTGAGGTTGTCTTGTTGCATTCCGAAATGCACACGGGTGTACATTAGGATAACTTGACCTGATAAAGTATATGACAATAGTTAAATCCATTAGGCTTTTATTTCTAGggaaaactgtcataaaaaaattaataaatgaaaaaattattgatgttcattaattatttgagatttattttaattcactTCTAGTATAATAGGAACATAATCATTTGCCTGATGTTCATCAGTTTTAAAGGGCTTCAGTATGCTTAAATACTCTGAAGTCAATTACACCAACATCATGTTGCAACAAGaacgatagatcgatagatagagaaagagagaaacttaaagcagattaaagaccTTGTGTTGATTTGTTTACAATGACATTTTTTGACTGTTGTATTTAGATTAGTCTTGGCACATTTGAAAATTCAGTCAATGTAAGTTTGTGTGATTTTTCTGGTTTTTGAGTGTCTGCTGTTCAACAACCGTAAGTCCTTTAAGTTAGAAAGGTCATAccacactattccagaacagtttCATGGTCTATACCATGTTTGGTGGATGAAGCTTAAAAGCACTAGGAGGAGTTTGAATggtttagataaaaaaataaaaataaaaataaaccaaaatagtttgatacagtatgttggctttgtcaggTTAACACAATTAAACTGATTCAACTTTCAAGAAACAAAAGTGAAAGAAGTCTCTGATCAGTAATATCTTGGGCTACGGTATATGTTTGAAAATGGTGTTTTCGCTTTCGAAACGCTCTCAATCCACACTGCTGTTTTCAACTGTTTTCCAAATGctgcttgtccacactgaaacatatgaaaactcttaaatccccttactgcacatAAGAAAAATCGCCGTTCTATGTACGacctgaaatgcaattgtcctcaaATCCATTGCTGGACAGCAATTCTAAGTAAACTTCCTGTCCCCTTTGAAGCATTGaagtgtgaaggttgtacaaagtaacatttatctttaataagaCTATCAATgtgaatagcaggcacaacaactcctctataacatgggccgccatctcgATGGTTGTGGGTTGATTGGATCACATGATGCGTCACATGACATCAAATAAATCATCGTTTTTTATGACATCTCCGTTtgccctgtccacactacaatgtgaaGACCTCATTTCAAATATATCCATTTGAAAGAGAGTTTTcataaagtacatttttcactctcaaaaacgctgtctcagtgtggacggaagccCGAAAAGTAGAGAAAAATAAGCCTTTTCAAATGTaagcgtattagtgtggacatggcctaaaagTAAGCATGGTAAAGTTAGTAGGacaatacatgaaaatatttAGTGTTAAAGGAATGGTCTGCGTTTAGTATAACTTAAGCTAAATAGAGAGCATACTTGgcatacccttacaaaaaatataaacttgccgcaaatttgacgcttgatattttttacatgaaaatttGCTTTTGATTCACAGCAaaagtttgccagaagtttgcggCTCTTCagcggtagtggtgaacctctggcaaacctttgacaacaatgaacaatttataGCAAGTTTGacgcaaagctaatttgcatgtgaaaatgatcagtggtgaatttgcggcaagtttgctgcaaaaatTGGATATGGGTAAAGTTGATTGTTAGAAAAGGTTTCTTTAACTTGTCCTTGTTTTAACTTGGTTAAacagttttataataaaaatgactgTAATCGTGAAGAACAGAGATTTATTTCCCCCATTAgatcatgtttacacatataaTGTTAACATcttaggctatacttttgaaactgtgtgtattttaatgtttatagaatggtccaattcaattacatttacatttagtactTTAGCAGatgtaattattttaacaaaACTGATCTGTACCTAACAGTAGCGCTCATGaagtattaaattacattatgttGAAAAGTGATATGGACACATTTGATAACAAAGCTTACTGTATCTGATAATGTATGCAGACTTATGCATCATCTAGATTTATCTTGAACTTGGAGTAGATATATTTGGATATCTAACTACTATGGAATCCTTCCCCTTATAAACAACTTTAGAATTGCTATGTGTTGTTATATTGACAGAGAAAATCCTCAGCAGACAAATCAATTGTCATCTCAAGAATATCTACAACCATAGGTGGAACCGGCAGAGTAATAGACCATCAGTGAAGTTCTGGAGAAAATATGGAGAACTTCTCAACGAAGTCTGGACAATAGCTAAATTTGGAGCAGCATGACAGGAACAGATTTTAATGTCTGACTACCAAACCGAATATGCAGTTCCAGTGACATagaattgaattacatttttcaattccAAATCATAAGCTCAACTATGAACTCTCCTCCTTAACTGATGATGCTTTTGagtgtgtcaaatgtgatgttcTCACAAAAAAGCATTCCTAGTTGTTTTGTCTCAAGAAAAAAATTCCCATTAATTTGAGTAGATTAGTTAAACAGATTTGTATACATCCTCTGGTTCTATAAGATTTTACACTAACAGAGGTGTTCAACATCTCCTCCCTTTAGTTACACACCGTAGACAGTGAATACTAAGACCTATCCATAATCCCCTCCTGGACTCACCTATACAGGTGAATATAAAGTCCAGGTCCAGCCGCTCACAGACACGGAACCTCAGTACAAGAGCATCCTGATCATCTCTACAAACTGAGGCAACATGGACCCAAGAGCTTCCTTTTCCATTCTGCTCCTGCTGATTGGCGTCGTCCAGGCATCTCCTCTCATGGTAAGACCCTGTCTAGTTTCTCTCTGCACTTTAGTGATCGGCTTTCCtcaaataagtcacttcaaacatttttgttttcctcACCAGGAGCAGAGGGTTGAAGATGGGATTTTTACAGAGCCAGGAGCTATGGACATCACTACAAAGATTTTGGAGTCCAACAATGGTCAGTCAGCTAAAGCCAACAATAACTTTGACAGAATAGAGGcatatttctaaaatgtatttaaattcacaTCAAGAATTATATTGtgttactgaaaatgtattttcctttAAACACAGGATCTTCTGAACTCTTGATTGAAGGAGACCTGGTGTTTCCCAAAACCAGAAATGCTCTCTTCTGCTTCAACAATAACTGTTTCTGGAAGAAAAATGCACAAAACTTAGTGGAGGTTCCTTACATAGTGAGCAACGAATTCTGTAAGTGAATGCACTTTATTTATGCAACATAGTtaagattcatgtacatgtgattttgaaCCTTTGGTTCTTTTTcttatcttttgttttgttttgcagccTTTTATGACAAGTCAGTTATTCAGAGTGCCATGTCGACCTTCCACACCAAAACCTGCATCCGCTTTGTGCCCAGAACATCTCAGACCGACTACCTCAGTATTGAGAACAAAGATGGGTGAGGACAATCATACAATATCAACAAGACGCATTTGAACACTTCCACAACATGTCCTTTAACATGAACTCCTCTTTTTACCTTCTCAGGTGCTACTCTTCTCTTGGTAGAATTGGAGGCAAACAGGTGGTCTCCCTCAACAGATTAGGCTGTGTGTATCGTGGCATCGCTCAGCATGAGCTCAACCATGCCCTGGGCTTCTACCACGAGCAAACCAGGAGCGACCGTGACCAGTACGTTAGGATCAACTGGGAGAACATCTCTCCTGACATGGCCTACAACTTCCAAAAACAGAACACCAACAATCAAAACACTCCATACGACTACAGCTCCATCATGCACTATGGAAGAACGGCCTTCGCCACCCAGCCCGGGATGGAAACCATTACTCCCATTCCTGATGCAACGGTGCAAATCGGACAGAGGCAGGATCTGTCCAACACCGACATCCTGAGAATCAACAAGCTGTATGGATGCTAAAGTTGACGACAATGTACATGTGGGGTTACATAAATATGTGTACTGTTTAGATGAATAATGGGATGAGGTGATGTTCTTCATCTTTTGATGGTAGCGAATTTCTGTAATAAGTGATTGTGAAggggaaaataaagtttattacacTGCAAGAATATTTGGATCTTGTTTGGTTTGATATACAATGTCttcaatcaaaaacaaaaattcaaagtattCCAAATGTCCTTCATTTTGGCATGAGCTTCTGGTTGATATGAACAAAATAGGTCAAAACATTTCCACTGGAACAAAAAGGATGCCATCAGAGTATTGAGGTTGTCTTGTTGCATTCCGAAATGCACACGGGTGTACATTAGGATAACATGACCTGATAAAGTATATGACAATAGTTAAATCCATTAGGCTTTTATTTCTAGGGAAAACTgtcatgaaaaaaattaataaatgaaaaaattattgatgttcattaattatttgagatttattttaattcactTCTAGTATAATGGGAAAAGAATGATGTTCCTGATTTTCATCAATATTAAAGGACTTCAGTATGCTTAAATACTCTGTAGTCAATTACACCAACATCATGTAGCAACAGGaatgatagatcgatagatagagaAAGAGATAAACTTATAGCAGATTAAAGgacttgtgtgggtttgtttacattaaaaaaatttgactgTTGTATTTCGAATAGTCTTGGCACGTTTGAAAATTCAGTCAATGTAAGTCTGTTGGATTTTTTCTGGTTTTTGATTGTCTGCTGTTCAACAAACCGTAAATCCTTTAAATTAGAAAGGTCatagcacactattccagaacagtttCATGGTCTGTACcatgtttggtggatgtagcttgaaagcacTAGGAGGAGTTTGCAtggtttagataaaaaaaataaataaaaaaaataaaaaaaaacctaaaccAAAATGGCTTGGTCAGGTTAACACAATTAAACTGATTCAACCTTCAAGAAAAGAAATTGAAAGAAGTCTCTGATCAGTAATATCTTGGGCTACGGTATATGTTTGAAAATGGTGTTTTCGCTTTCGAAACGCTCTCAATCCACActgctgttttcaaatgttttccaaatgctgcttgtccacactgaaacatatgaaaactcttaaatccccttactgcacatGCGAAAAATCGCCACTCTATGTACGacctgaaatgcaattgtcctcgaATCCATTGCTGGACAGCAATTCTAAGTAAACTTCCTGTCCCCTTTGAAGCATTGaagtgtgaaggttgtacaaagtaacatttatctttaataagaCTATCAATgtgaatagcaggcacaacaactcctctacaacatgggccgccatctcgATGGTTGTGGGTTGATTGGATCACATGATGCGTCACATGACATCAAATAAATCATCGTTTTTTATGACATCTCCATTTGCCCTGTCCACAATACAATGTGAAGACAGCATTTCAAATATATCCATTTAAAAGAGAGTTTtcataaagtacattttttactctcaaaaacgctgtctcagtgtggacggaaatCCGAAAAGTAGAGAAAAATAAGCCTTTTCAAATATaagcgtattagtgtggacatggcctaaaagTAAGCATGGTAAAGTTAGTAGGacaatacatgaaaatatttAGTGTTAAAGGAATGGTCTGTGTTTAGTATAACTTAAGCTAAATAGAGAGCATACTTGgca from Xyrauchen texanus isolate HMW12.3.18 chromosome 50, RBS_HiC_50CHRs, whole genome shotgun sequence includes:
- the LOC127641054 gene encoding hatching enzyme 1.2-like; this encodes MDPRASFSILLLLVGVVQASPLMEQRVEDGIFTEPGAMDITTKILESNNGSSELLIEGDLVFPKTRNALFCFNNNCFWKKNAQNLVEVPYIVSNEFSVYDKSVIQSAMSTFHTKTCIRFVPRTSQTDYLSIENKDGCYSSLGRIGGKQVVSLNRLGCVYRGIAQHELNHALGFYHEQTRSDRDQYVRINWENISPDMAYNFQKQNTNNQNTPYDYSSIMHYGRTAFATQPGMETITPIPDATVQIGQRQDLSNTDILRINKLYGC
- the LOC127641056 gene encoding hatching enzyme 1.2-like, with protein sequence MDPRASFSILLLLVGVVQASPLMEQRVEDGIFTEPGAMDITTKILESNNGSSELLIEGDLVFPKTRNALFCFNNNCFWKKNAQNLVEVPYIVSNEFSFYDKSVIQSAMSTFHTKTCIRFVPRTSQTDYLSIENKDGCYSSLGRIGGKQVVSLNRLGCVYRGIAQHELNHALGFYHEQTRSDRDQYVRINWENISPDMAYNFQKQNTNNQNTPYDYSSIMHYGRTAFATQPGMETITPIPDATVQIGQRQDLSNTDILRINKLYGC
- the LOC127641051 gene encoding hatching enzyme 1.2-like — translated: MDPRASFSILLLLIGVVQASPLMEQRVEDGIFTEPGAMDITTKILESNNGSSELLIEGDLVFPKTRNALFCFNNNCFWKKNAQNLVEVPYIVSNEFSFYDKSVIQSAMSTFHTKTCIRFVPRTSQTDYLSIENKDGCYSSLGRIGGKQVVSLNRLGCVYRGIAQHELNHALGFYHEQTRSDRDQYVRINWENISPDMAYNFQKQNTNNQNTPYDYSSIMHYGRTAFATQPGMETITPIPDATVQIGQRQDLSNTDILRINKLYGC